A genomic region of Gemmata massiliana contains the following coding sequences:
- a CDS encoding methyl-accepting chemotaxis protein, protein MLRLVSRVNIGPRLIAGFLIVTVACFMVGLRGLAANSETNAALDNTSGNLLPSVINLDTIRTAAVAAQRSERTLVLAVMRKDMKRCQDLYGRIDEGWRDIDKGMSAYAALPMEDEEAGLYRELVSALAAWKVDCDTIVRHAKAGDAKAAEEACLREWASSAGKLNSTLTQMMNVQQKMAERERTKSRERYVALRAEMWIVLGVVTAAAIGLGFLLSASVTRPLGDTVRVLETVAHGDLTPTASVTTRDEVGRMAVALNKAIGALRDAEVQKREAGEREARELAAREREKAEQQRRELEKEHAEAAERERVAAELRGKVDQMLVGVNALAAGDFTQQVPDLGTDAVGQMARSLNKAILSVRTALEGVREVSVQLADASGQLSSATEEISMGAQDQASSLEETASSLEQITATVKQNSDSAQQARQLASSSKEVAEKGGQVVGDAVGAMSAINGASKKIADIITTIDEIAFQTNLLALNAAVEAARAGEQGRGFAVVASEVRNLAQRSATAAKEIKGLIEDSVKKVDAGTELVNRSGSTLGEIVTSVTRVTSIITEIAGASKEQSVGIDQVNKAVSQMDTVTQRNAAQTEELSATAQTLTDQAGQLRDLVARFKLNEEHTVTKSTRSRGSAPQKRPVSARAAVAASDDGFTEF, encoded by the coding sequence ATGTTACGGCTCGTCTCGCGAGTGAATATCGGCCCCCGGCTGATCGCGGGGTTCTTGATCGTCACCGTTGCCTGCTTTATGGTCGGGCTCCGCGGGCTGGCCGCCAATTCCGAAACGAACGCTGCCCTCGATAACACCTCCGGCAACCTGCTCCCGTCCGTCATCAACCTGGACACGATCCGGACCGCAGCGGTCGCGGCGCAGCGGTCCGAGCGCACGCTGGTCCTCGCCGTCATGCGCAAGGACATGAAGCGGTGCCAGGACCTGTACGGCCGGATCGACGAGGGGTGGCGCGACATCGATAAGGGGATGTCCGCGTATGCCGCACTACCGATGGAAGACGAAGAGGCGGGCCTCTACCGGGAGCTCGTTTCCGCGCTGGCGGCGTGGAAGGTCGATTGCGACACGATCGTGCGGCACGCGAAAGCGGGCGACGCGAAAGCGGCCGAGGAAGCGTGCTTGCGCGAGTGGGCCAGTTCCGCCGGGAAGCTGAACAGCACGCTGACCCAGATGATGAACGTTCAACAAAAGATGGCCGAGCGCGAGCGGACGAAGTCGCGCGAGCGCTACGTCGCGCTGCGGGCGGAGATGTGGATCGTGTTGGGTGTGGTGACGGCCGCGGCCATCGGGCTCGGGTTCCTCCTGTCCGCGTCGGTCACGCGCCCGCTCGGTGACACGGTTCGGGTACTGGAAACGGTGGCTCACGGGGATCTGACCCCAACGGCGTCTGTGACGACGCGTGACGAGGTGGGTCGGATGGCGGTGGCTCTGAACAAAGCGATCGGTGCTCTTCGTGACGCGGAGGTCCAGAAGCGCGAGGCGGGGGAACGGGAGGCTCGGGAGCTGGCGGCGCGCGAGAGAGAGAAGGCGGAGCAGCAGCGTCGCGAGTTGGAGAAGGAGCACGCAGAGGCGGCGGAGCGCGAGCGCGTGGCGGCGGAGCTTCGCGGGAAGGTGGACCAGATGCTGGTGGGCGTGAACGCGCTGGCGGCTGGGGACTTCACGCAACAGGTTCCGGACCTGGGCACGGACGCGGTGGGCCAGATGGCTCGTTCGCTGAACAAGGCGATCTTGTCGGTTCGGACGGCTTTGGAGGGCGTTCGGGAGGTGTCGGTGCAGCTGGCGGACGCATCGGGCCAGTTGTCGAGCGCGACGGAAGAGATCTCGATGGGTGCTCAGGACCAGGCGAGCAGTTTGGAGGAGACGGCGAGCAGTCTGGAGCAGATCACGGCGACGGTGAAGCAGAACTCGGACAGCGCTCAGCAGGCGCGCCAGTTGGCGAGCAGCTCGAAGGAAGTGGCGGAGAAGGGTGGTCAGGTGGTGGGTGACGCGGTGGGGGCGATGAGCGCGATCAACGGTGCGTCGAAGAAGATCGCGGACATTATCACGACGATCGATGAGATCGCGTTCCAGACGAACTTGCTGGCGTTGAACGCGGCAGTGGAGGCGGCTCGCGCGGGTGAGCAGGGTCGTGGCTTCGCGGTGGTGGCTTCGGAAGTGCGTAATCTCGCGCAGCGTAGCGCGACGGCGGCGAAGGAGATCAAGGGTCTGATCGAGGACTCGGTGAAGAAGGTGGACGCGGGCACGGAACTGGTGAACCGCTCGGGGTCGACGCTGGGTGAGATCGTGACGAGCGTGACGCGTGTGACGTCGATAATTACGGAGATCGCGGGCGCGAGCAAGGAGCAGTCGGTGGGTATCGACCAGGTGAACAAGGCGGTGTCCCAGATGGACACGGTGACCCAGCGTAACGCGGCCCAGACGGAGGAGCTGTCGGCGACGGCTCAAACGCTGACGGACCAGGCGGGTCAGCTCCGCGACCTCGTCGCGCGGTTCAAACTCAACGAAGAACACACTGTAACGAAATCAACCCGGAGCCGCGGTTCGGCTCCCCAAAAGCGCCCGGTAAGCGCTCGCGCGGCGGTCGCCGCGAGCGACGACGGATTTACGGAGTTCTGA